AATCGGGATGGAGGGAATGCAGCACGTAGTTGGAGGATTCCGGCAATACGGCGGAAGGCACCTTGAGAATGGCGGTTTCCCCCTCATCGTACCATTTGTTGCCTAGGGGCTGGCAATGACTGTAATCTTTGAAGTCGCGCCATTGGGCGGGCAGATCGTCGGGGTTGATGACGGTGATTTCCAGGTCGTCGGGTACTTCGATGATCATGATCTTGAAATCATCGTTGAAGCCCACGCCCTGGCGGCGGATCATGTTTTCGAGGAAAGCGAGGGAGATAGACTCGGC
Above is a genomic segment from Chitinophaga pollutisoli containing:
- a CDS encoding RES family NAD+ phosphorylase, which encodes MLLFRITHKKFSQELYASGIKGRWNGPGRKVIYCAESISLAFLENMIRRQGVGFNDDFKIMIIEVPDDLEITVINPDDLPAQWRDFKDYSHCQPLGNKWYDEGETAILKVPSAVLPESSNYVLHSLHPDFRRIRLIETTDLVPDERIEDILKKYPH